From one Rhodamnia argentea isolate NSW1041297 chromosome 1, ASM2092103v1, whole genome shotgun sequence genomic stretch:
- the LOC115740088 gene encoding U1 small nuclear ribonucleoprotein 70 kDa → MGDYNDALMRNQNAAVQARTKAQSRANVLQLKLIGQSHPTGLTTNLLKLFEPRPPLEYKPPPEKRKCPSYTGIGQFVSHFAEPDDPEYAPPVQEAETPAQRRARIHNLRLEKGAEMAAEELKQYDPNNDPNISGDPYKTLFVAKLSYETSESKLKREFESYGPIKRVRLVQDTASQKPKGYAFIEYLHTRDMKAAYKQADGRKIDGRRVLVDVERGRTVPNWRPRRLGGGLGTSRVAVGGEDAGQRHAGREQPPSGGPSRSEEPRVREDRHEREKSREKGRGEREREKSREQSHDRPRDRDRREDRHHRDRDRDRERDGERDRGRDRDRGRDHRDRDRERDRDRDRRDRPRERDRERDREREYEVDRDRGRSHDREADYDRVEPKHDRDRHAGRERDYDHPEAEDDQGYYRHSEHGHGQVEADRDYEHYDKYEHHGERRYDHSSDRGRYGHYAEDAHHYDQMDEDNYHYDRSASRDRDRE, encoded by the exons ATGGGAGACTACAACGACGCCTTGATGCGCAACCAGAACGCTGCCGTTCAGGCTCGCACCAAGGCCCAGAGTCGCGCCAATGTTCTCCAGCTCAAGCTG ATTGGGCAAAGCCATCCCACAGGTCTGACGACTAATCTGTTGAAGCTTTTTGAGCCTCGGCCTCCACTCGAATACAAGCCGCCtccagagaaaagaaaatgcccATCGTACACAG GGATTGGCCAGTTTGTCAGTCATTTTGCTGAACCTGATGATCCAGAGTATGCACCGCCTGTCCAGGAGGCTGAGACCCCA GCTCAGAGAAGGGCTAGAATCCACAATTTGCGTCTGGAGAAGGGTGCAGAAATGGCTGCTGAGGAGCTTAAGCAAT ATGATCCAAACAATGATCCAAATATTTCAGGAGATCCTTATAAGACACTTTTCGTTGCTAAGCTT AGTTATGAAACTTCTGAAAGTAAGCTTAAAAGGGAGTTTGAATCATATGGGCCGATAAAACGG GTTCGGTTGGTCCAAGATACAGCGTCTCAAAAACCAAAAGGCTATGCTTTCATTGAGTATCTGCACACTCGGGACATGAAAG CTGCCTATAAACAAGCGGATGGAAGGAAGATTGATGGTAGAAGAGTACTTGTGGATGTTGAACGTGGTAGAACTGTTCCAAATTGGAGACCTCGCAGACTAGGAGGTGGACTGGGGACCAGTCGTGTTGCGGTTGGAGGTGAAGATGCTGGTCAGAGGCATGCTGGGAG GGAGCAACCACCATCTGGAGGACCATCTAGATCGGAGGAACCAAGGGTGCGAGAGGATCGACATGAGAG GGAGAAGTCTCGGGAAaagggaagaggagagagagaacgtgAAAAGTCTCGTGAGCAATCTCATGATCGGCCAAGAGATCGTGATCGCAGAGAAGATAGGCACCACAGGGACCGTGACCGTGACCGGGAgagggatggagagagagatcgTGGCCGTGATCGGGACCGTGGTCGCGATCACCGTGATAGAGACCGGGAACGTGATCGTGACCGTGACCGTCGTGATCGCCCTCGTGAGAGGGACAGAGAAAGGGATAGGGAAAGGGAGTATGAAGTTGACCGGGACCGTGGCCGTTCTCATGATAGGGAAGCAGACTATGATCGCGTTGAACCAAAGCATGACCGGGATAGGCATGCAGGGAGGGAGCGAGACTATGATCATCCTGAAGCTGAGGATGATCAAGGATATTACAGACATTCGGAGCATGGGCATGGGCAGGTGGAGGCTGACCGAGACTACGAGCACTACGATAAATATGAGCATCATGGAGAGAGGCGCTATGACCACTCCAGCGACCGTGGTCGTTACGGCCATTACGCCGAGGATGCTCATCACTATGATCAGATGGATGAGGACAACTATCATTATGATCGGAGTGCCAGTAGGGATCGTGATCGGGAGTAA
- the LOC115740086 gene encoding proline-rich receptor-like protein kinase PERK4, which yields MSSSNETAPSPDSPSSATAPPPPKSSDGDDSDSSSPPAPAASSPPESSPSDSSPPSPALSPPPSPSDESSSSAPPPSNDNNSPPAPPPSTSSSSGSVSPPPRSSSLAPPPPPSTKALSPPPPPAHRTPTTSSSSSSSSSSSSSSSSSSSNLPMIIGVSIGLGLVLIIFIAICIACAVRKKKKKRDEMHYYMDHSLGHKVGHDYYQSSQHPNWHNSNPTSDHVVKLNQPPGMGPPGGGGWLAPPPPPPMMSSGDMSSGYSGPRHHPPLPPPSPGLALGFNSSTFTYDELAVATGGFAQANMLGQGGFGYVHKGVLPNGKEVAVKSLKSGSGQGEREFQAEVEIISRVHHRHLVSLVGYCIAGGQRMLVYEFVPNKTLEFHLYRDDPVMDWATRLRIALGSAKGLAYLHEDCHPRIIHRDIKAANILLDNNFEAMVADFGLAKLSSDNYTHVSTRVMGTFGYLAPEYASSGKLTEKSDVFSFGVMLLEIITGRRPVDIHNVMEDSLVDWARPLLTEALDHGNYDELVDPRLENNFNPHEMARMVACASASIRHSAKKRPRMSQIVRALDGDVSLDDLNEGVRPGQSSVFGTNSSSDYDASSYNADMKRFRKVALSSQDFGSSDYGASSGESREMSRSPNKA from the exons ATGTCTTCATCAAACGAGACCGCTCCGTCGCCGGATTCCCCATCTTCTGCCACTGCTCCACCACCTCCCAAATCGTCAGATGGTGACGATTCCGACTCGTCCTCCCCACCGGCCCCGGCAGCATCCTCACCCCCAGAGTCATCACCCTCGGATTCATCACCGCCGTCCCCTGCCTTGTCCCCACCTCCATCTCCCTCTGATGAATCGTCTTCATCTGCGCCACCACCTTCCAACGACAACAATTCTCCTCCAGCGCCGCCTCCGAGTACTAGCTCCAGCAGTGGCTCTGTTTCGCCCCCACCGCGTTCTTCATCCTTAGCTCCGCCACCACCGCCGAGTACCAAGGCATTGTCGCCTCCACCTCCGCCTGCACACCGGACGCCTAcgacatcatcttcatcttcatcttcctcttcttcttcttcatcatcatcgtcgtcgtcgagcAACTTGCCAATGATAATTGGAGTCTCCATCGGATTGGGGTTGGTTCTCATTATTTTTATTGCTATCTGTATCGCGTGTgccgtgaggaagaagaagaagaagcgtgACGAGATGCATTATTACATGGATCATTCTCTTGGTCACAAAG TTGGTCATGATTACTACCAGAGCTCACAACACCCGAACTGGCACAACAGTAACCCCACATCCGACCATGTAGTCAAGCTCAACCAACCGCCTGGCATGGGGCCCCCAGGCGGAGGCGGCTGGCTGGCACCGCCTCCCCCTCCACCGATGATGAGCAGTGGCGACATGAGCTCCGGCTACTCAGGCCCGCGCCACCACCCGCCGCTGCCCCCTCCGTCGCCGGGCCTTGCCCTCGGCTTCAACAGCAGCACCTTCACATATGATGAGCTGGCCGTCGCGACTGGTGGGTTCGCACAGGCCAACATGTTGGGTCAGGGCGGGTTCGGCTATGTGCACAAGGGGGTGTTGCCCAACGGCAAGGAGGTCGCCGTGAAGAGCCTCAAATCAGGAAGCggtcaaggagagagagagtttcaagCTGAAGTGGAGATCATTAGCAGGGTCCATCATCGCCATCTCGTGTCGCTTGTTGGGTATTGCATTGCCGGCGGACAGAGAATGCTGGTCTACGAGTTTGTTCCTAACAAGACCTTGGAGTTTCATCTTTACC GGGATGATCCAGTGATGGACTGGGCAACTAGGCTTCGAATTGCACTAGGATCTGCTAAAGGACTTGCTTACCTTCATGAAGACt GCCATCCTCGCATTATTCACCGCGACATTAAAGCCGCTAATATCCTCCTGGACAACAACTTTGAAGCTATG GTGGCTGATTTCGGATTAGCAAAATTGTCCTCCGACAATTACACTCATGTCTCTACGCGTGTCATGGGAACATTTGG GTATCTGGCACCAGAATATGCGTCGAGTGGCAAGTTGACGGAGAAGTCTGATGTTTTCTCTTTCGGAGTTATGCTCTTGGAAATAATTACCGGACGAAGACCGGTGGATATACATAATGTTATGGAGGATAGCTTAGTGGACTGG GCTCGACCGCTTCTAACGGAAGCATTGGACCACGGGAACTACGATGAACTGGTGGACCCAAGGTTGGAGAACAATTTCAACCCCCACGAGATGGCTCGCATGGTCGCTTGCGCTAGTGCTAGCATTCGTCATTCTGCAAAGAAGCGCCCAAGAATGAGTCAG ATCGTGAGAGCGCTCGACGGAGATGTGTCCTTGGACGACCTGAATGAGGGAGTGAGGCCCGGCCAGAGCTCGGTGTTCGGCACAAATAGCAGCTCTGACTACGACGCGAGCTCGTACAATGCCGACATGAAGAGGTTCAGGAAGGTCGCTTTGTCTAGCCAAGACTTCGGAAGCAGCGACTACGGGGCTTCAAGCGGCGAGTCTAGGGAGATGAGTCGCTCACCAAACAAAGCCTAG
- the LOC115740087 gene encoding plant-specific TFIIB-related protein 1, whose translation MKCPYCSASQGRCAITNGGRSITECTSCGRVVEERHHFPHHVFHLRSQDNPLCLVTSDLPSLPPQALTPSDSDDDPFETAGFITAFSTWSLENSPLSLRSCLSFSGHLAELERTLESTNPSSSSSSANSSSTPSSSTVVVDNLRAYMQIIDVSSILGLDCDISDHAFQLFRDCCSATCLRNRSVEALATAALVQAIREAQEPRTLQEISIAANVPQKEIGKYIKILGEALQLSQPINSNSISVHMPRFCTLLQLNKSAQELATHIGEVVINKCFCTRRNPISISAAAIYLACQLEDTRKTQAEICKVTGLTEVTLRKVYKELLENWNDLLPSNYTPAVPPEKAFPTTAITSGRTSTKAETAELIVLDKDSQAEAKPSKDKKADNKSNKFNEVPDMNHRPSCKEESECKGNSTVADMHLSNQMQAFIQPWFSFGPSGVNLAGEKSQSGGSPADIKEVLSKHQRPEGKEDKEKKVTFGSVKPNPISSSASASSVAWPFFASSTKSSLNSQFVESLRGLPDDVEMKEVEIQNKYRNA comes from the exons ATGAAGTGCCCATACTGCTCGGCGTCGCAGGGGCGGTGCGCCATCACCAACGGCGGCCGCTCGATCACCGAGTGCACCTCCTGCGGCCGCGTGGTCGAGGAGCGCCACCACTTCCCCCACCACGTCTTCCACCTCCGCTCCCAAGACAACCCGCTATGCCTCGTCACCTCCGacctcccctccctccctcctcaaGCCCTAACCCCCTCCGACTCCGATGACGACCCCTTCGAGACCGCCGGCTTCATCACCGCCTTCTCCACCTGGTCCCTCGAGaactcccccctctctctccgcTCCTGTCTCTCCTTCTCCGGCCACCTCGCCGAGCTCGAGCGAACTCTCGAGTCCACCAATccctcttcttcgtcttcgtcggCGAATTCGAGCTCGACGCCCTCGTCGTCGACCGTCGTTGTGGATAATCTGAGGGCGTACATGCAGATCATAGACGTGTCCTCGATTTTGGGGTTGGATTGCGACATTTCGGACCACGCGTTTCAGTTGTTCCGGGATTGTTGCTCGGCGACTTGCTTGAGGAATCGGAGCGTCGAAGCTCTTGCTACTGCTGCTTTGGTTCAAGCCATTAGGGAAGCACAAGAGCCTAGGACTCTTCAG GAAATTTCAATTGCAGCGAATGTGCCTcagaaagaaattggaaaatatatCAAGATACTTGGGGAGGCTCTGCAGTTAAGTCAGCCCATTAACAGCAATTCAATATCTGTCCATATGCCAAGGTTTTGTACGCTCCTCCAACTCAACAAATCTGCTCAG GAATTGGCTACTCATATTGGGGAGGTCGTGATAAACAAATGCTTCTGCACTCGTAGAAACCCGATAAGCATCTCTGCAGCTGCTATTTATCTTGCGTGCCAACTAGAAGACACGCGGAAAACTCAGGCTGAAATTTGTAAAGTGACTGGTCTGACTGAAGTCACTCTCCGAAAGGTTTACAAGGAGCTCCTAGAGAATTGGAATGATCTTCTACCGTCTAATTATACTCCAGCTGTACCCCCGGAGAAGGCATTTCCAACAACTGCAATTACCTCAGGCCGGACTTCAACCAAAGCTGAGACAGCTGAATTAATTGTACTGGACAAAGATAGCCAGGCGGAGGCTAAACCAAGCAAAGATAAAAAAGCGGACAATAAATCAAATAAGTTCAATGAAGTCCCTGACATGAACCATCGGCCCAGTTGCAAGGAGGAATCTGAATGTAAAGGTAACTCTACAGTAGCAGATATGCACTTGTCAAATCAGATGCAAGCTTTCATTCAGCCTTGGTTTTCTTTTGGGCCTTCTGGTGTCAATTTAGCTGGAGAGAAAAGTCAGAGTGGTGGTTCACCGGCAGACATAAAGGAGGTGTTGTCTAAGCATCAAAGGCCTGAGGGCAAGGAAGATAAGGAGAAAAAGGTCACTTTTGGCTCTGTAAAGCCAAATCCTATATCTTCCTCTGCTAGTGCAAGCTCAGTTGCTTGGCCATTCTTTGCCTCTTCAACGAAGTCAtctttaaattcacaatttgtGGAATCGCTAAGAGGGTTGCCTGACGATGTTGAAATGAAAGAAGTTGAGATCCAAAATAAATATAGAAATGCCTAG